A genomic stretch from Erigeron canadensis isolate Cc75 chromosome 9, C_canadensis_v1, whole genome shotgun sequence includes:
- the LOC122584003 gene encoding endoribonuclease Dicer homolog 1, whose translation MDDETRTSNKEELKPSYWLDACEDIDDLIIPAGDFGSVEGGGGGSSDVGLDPSFFDGVLDSIPTVANVVDAGDAFKVTMSKVGKDDSYNGSGKRRGSGSDRDNRDNGYDTQVGKRPRLESGSDYKERFSRKRSRDYDWRDKGSVRKKEQHFNGGGMRGSRDVDWREGRGYWERDRLGTNDMVFHPGPWTGACKTDVKASVEKNVDGELKKDNEAKKKVPQEHARKYQLDVLEQAKTKNTIAFLETGAGKTLIAVLLIKSVSLDLHRQGKKMLAVFLVPKVPLVYQQADVIREQTGFQVGHYCGEMGQDFWDARRWQREFEKKQVLVMTAQILLNILRHSIIKMEAINLLILDECHHAVKKHPYSLVMSEFYHTTTKEKRPSVFGMTASPVNLKGVSSQVDCAIKIRNLETKLDSVVCTIKDRKELEKHVPMPIETVVEYDKAASLWSLHEQIKQMEVEVEQAAQSSSRKSKWQFMGARDAGAKEELRQVYGVSERTEGDGAANLIQKLRAINYALGELGQWCAYKVAQSFLTALQSDERANFQLDIKFQESYLSKVVALLQCQLSEGAVLQNSMGEIDEKGCEATCLDEIEEGELPDSHAVSGGEHVDVVIGAAVADGKVTPKVQSLIQILLKYQYMEDFRAIIFVERVVAALVLPKVFAELPSLRFINSASLIGHNNSQEMRTSQMQDAISKFRDGRVTLLVATSVAEEGLDIRQCNVVIRFDLAKTVLAYIQSRGRARKPGSDYILMIERGNLSHEAFLRNARNSEETLRKEAIERTDLSYLMGTSKLISIEPTHGTVYQVESTGAVVSLNSAVGLIHFYCSQLPSDRYSILRPEFIMERHEKPEGPTEYSCRLQLPCNAPFERLEGPVCSSMRLAQQAVCLAACKKLHEMGAFTDMLLPDKGSGGEGEKADENDEGDPLPGTARHREFYPEGVAKILQGDWIVSGRDDCDNSEVFHLYMYSVRCVNVGSSKDPFLTQVSEFAVLLGNELDAEVLSMSTELFIARAMTTKASLIFRGCIEVNKSQLNSLKSFHVRLMSIVLDVDVEPSTTPWDPAKAYLFVPIGEKQTDPIKEIDWDIVDNIIKTPAWNNPLQRARPDVYLGTNERSLGGDRREYGYGKLRHGMGALGQKSHPTYGVRGAVAQFDVVKASGLVPDREANGMSCIMDMKISGKLMMADSCTSAQNLVGRIVTAAHSGKRFYVDSIRYEMTAENSFPRKEGYLGPLEYTSYADYYKQKYGVELMYKQQPLIRGRGVSYCKNLLSPRFEHSEGHEGESEETTDKTYYVFLPPELCFVHPLSGSLVRGAQRLPSIMRRVESMLLAVQLKNVISYTVPALKILEALTAASCQETFCYERAELLGDAYLKWVVSRYLFLRYPQKHEGQLTRMRQQMVSNMVLYQYALTKGLQSYIQADRFAPCRWAAPGVPPVFDEDIKDTDFLSDQDNRDLNGTVIEDGDDDLEDGELDEGDSSSYRVLSSKTLADVVEALIGVYYVEGGKQAANHFMKWVGIEVDFDFTEMEGCATLPSNVPDSILRSVNFDSIEGALNLKFRDKGLLIEAITHASRPSSGVSCYQRLEFVGDAVLDHLITKHLFFMYTDLPPGRLTDLRAAAVNNENFARVAVKHNLHVHLRHGSSALEKQIRDFVKEVETELSKPGFNSFGLGDCKAPKVLGDIIESIAGAIFLDSGRDTSVVWKVFQPLLHPMVTPETLPMHPVRELQERCQQQAEGLEYKATRAGNLATVEVLIDGIQVGVAQNPQKKMAQKLAARNALAALKVKETEAKEKEEKENEEGKKKNGSQTFTRQTLNDICLRRNWPMPLYRCVSEGGPAHAKRFIFAVRVNTSDKGWTDECVGEPMPSVKKAKDSAAVLLLELLNRWYA comes from the exons atggatgatGAGACTAGAACTAGCAACAAGGAGGAGTTAAAGCCTTCTTATTGGCTGGATGCGTGTGAGGATATAGATGATTTGATCATTCCTGCTGGGGATTTTGGTTCGgttgaaggtggtggtggtggtagttcGGATGTGGGTTTGGATCCTAGTTTTTTTGATGGTGTTCTTGATAGTATACCTACGGTTGCAAATGTTGTTGATGCGGGTGATGCTTTCAAGGTTACAATGTCCAAGGTAGGTAAAGATGATAGTTATAATGGTAGTGGAAAGAGACGAGGTAGTGGGAGCGATCGTGATAATCGAGATAACGGTTACGATACTCAAGTTGGGAAAAGGCCTCGTCTTGAGAGTGGTAGTGATTATAAGGAAAGATTTAGTAGGAAGAGGAGCCGTGATTACGATTGGAGGGATAAGGGTTCGGTTAGGAAAAAGGAGCAACATTTTAATGGTGGTGGAATGAGGGGTAGTAGGGATGTAGATTGGAGGGAGGGAAGAGGTTATTGGGAGAGGGATCGGTTGGGGACGAACGATATGGTTTTTCATCCGGGCCCGTGGACTGGTGCTTGTAAAACAGATGTCAAGGCTTCTGTTGAGAAAAATGTTGACGGGGAGTTAAAAAAGGACAATGAGGCCAAGAAAAAAGTGCCGCAGGAGCATGCACGAAAGTATCAGCTCGATGTTCTTGAACAAGctaaaaccaaaaatacaatAGCTTTTTTAGAAACGGGGGCAGGAAAGACCCTCATTGCTGTTCTTCTTATTAAAAGCGTGTCTCTTGATTTGCATAGACAAGGCAAAAAGATGCTGGCTGTGTTTTTGGTTCCAAAGGTGCCTCTTGTTTATCAG CAAGCAGATGTTATTCGTGAGCAGACTGGCTTCCAAGTAGGACATTATTGTGGTGAGATGGGTCAAGACTTTTGGGATGCTAGGAGATGGCAACGGGAATTCGAGAAGAAACAG GTTCTAGTGATGACTGCTCAAATTCTTTTAAATATTCTTAGACACAGCATAATTAAAATGGAAGCAATTAATCTGCTTATTCTTGATGAGTGCCATCATGCTGTAAAAAAACATCCATACTCTTTGGTGATGTCGGAGTTCTATCACACAACAACGAAGGAGAAAAGGCCATCAGTTTTTGGAATGACCGCCTCTCCTGTTAATTTAAAGG GTGTCTCTAGCCAAGTGGATTGTGCCATCAAGATTCGCAATCTTGAAACAAAACTAGACTCTGTTGTTTGTACTATTAAAGATCGCAAGGAGCTGGAAAAACATGTTCCAATGCCAATAGAAACTGTAGTAGAATATGATAAAGCAGCTAGTCTATGGTCACTACATGAGCAGATTAAGCAAATGGAAGTGGAAGTTGAGCAAGCTGCACAATCGAGTTCCAGGAAAAGCAAGTGGCAATTCATGGGAGCCAGAGATGCTGGCGCTAAGGAGGAGCTTCGTCAAGTTTATGGTGTCTCTGAAAGAACAGAAGGGGACGGGGCTGCCAATTTAATTCAAAAACTAAGAGCTATTAACTATGCACTTGGTGAACTAGGGCAATGGTGTGCTTACAAG GTCGCACAGTCATTTTTGACAGCCTTGCAAAGTGATGAAAGGGCAAATTTCCAGCTTGATATAAAGTTTCAAGAGTCCTACTTGAGCAAAGTTGTTGCTCTATTACAGTGTCAACTATCTGAGGGAGCAGTTCTACAAAATAGCATGGGTGAAATTGATGAGAAGGGGTGTGAGGCAACCTGCCTTGATGAGATTGAGGAAGGAGAGCTTCCTGACAGCCATG cTGTATCTGGGGGAGAGCATGTGGATGTGGTTATAGGAGCTGCTGTGGCTGACGGAAAAGTGACCCCGAAGGTCCAGTCACTGATTCAGATACTTCTCAAGTATCAGTACATGGAGGATTTTCGTGCCATCATATTTGTTGAGCGAGTTGTGGCTGCCCTTGTTCTTCCCAAG GTTTTTGCAGAGCTTCCTTCTCTAAGGTTTATTAATTCAGCAAGTCTAATAGGGCACAATAATAGTCAAGAAATGCGGACTTCTCAAATGCAGGATGCTATTTCCAAATTCCGAGATGGTCGT GTGACACTTTTAGTTGCCACTAGTGTTGCTGAGGAAGGTCTTGATATTCGACAATGTAATGTTGTTATCAGATTTGACCTTGCTAAAACTGTATTGGCATATATCCAATCTCGGGGCCGGGCCAGAAAGCCAGGTTCAGATTACATCTTGATGATTGAGAG AGGAAATTTGTCACATGAGGCATTTCTGAGAAATGCTAGAAATAGTGAAGAAACTTTGCGGAAAGAAGCGATTGAAAGAACTGACCTTAGTTATCTTATGGGGACCTCAAAGTTGATTTCCATAGAGCCAACTCATGGTACGGTCTACCAGGTGGAGTCAACCGGGGCTGTTGTGAGCTTAAATTCTGCTGTTGGGCTTATTCATTTTTACTGCTCTCAACTACCTAGTGACAG ATATTCAATACTTCGTCCGGAGTTCATTATGGAGCGTCATGAGAAGCCAGAAGGCCCTACTGAATATTCATGCAGACTTCAACTTCCTTGTAATGCACCATTTGAAAGACTTGAGGGTCCTGTTTGCAGTTCAATGCGCCTCGCACAACAG GCAGTTTGTTTAGCTGCTTGTAAGAAGCTTCATGAAATGGGAGCATTTACTGACATGCTCTTGCCCGACAAGGGAAGTGGAGGAGAAGGTGAGAAAGctgatgaaaatgatgaaggAGATCCACTTCCAGGAACTGCCAGACATAGGGAGTTCTATCCTGAAGGTGTAGCTAAAATACTTCAG GGTGATTGGATTGTCTCTGGCAGAGATGATTGTGATAACTCTGAAGTGTTTCATCTGTATATGTATTCTGTGAGATGTGTTAATGTTGGGTCTTCAAAAGATCCATTCTTGACTCAAGTTTCAGAGTTTGCAGTGCTTTTGGGAAATGAACTGGATGCAGAG GTGTTATCGATGTCAACGGAGCTTTTTATCGCCCGAGCAATGACAACAAAGGCATCTCTTATCTTCCGAGGGTGTATTGAAGTTAATAAGAGCCAG tTAAACTCATTGAAGAGTTTTCATGTAAGATTAATGAGCATCGTACTAGATGTGGATGTCGAGCCATCTACCACTCCCTGGGATCCTGCCAAAGCATATTTGTTTGTGCCTATCGGTGAGAAGCAGACAGATCCTATAAAAGAAATTGATTGGGATATTGtagataatattataaaaacacCTGCTTGGAATAACCCACTTCAGAGAGCTCGGCCTGATGTTTACCTTGGAACAAATGAACGGAGCCTTGGCGGGGACCGCAGAGAATATGGATACGGGAAGTTACGTCATGGCATGGGGGCATTGGGACAAAAGTCACATCCTACTTATGGTGTTAGAGGAGCTGTAGCACAATTTGATGTTGTTAAAGCATCTGGATTGGTCCCTGATCGAGAGGCTAATGGAATGTCATGTATCATGGACATGAAGATATCTGGCAAACTGATGATGGCTGATTCTTGTACCAGTGCACAGAATCTGGTTGGAAGGATTGTTACTGCAGCTCATTCTGGGAAGAGGTTTTATGTTGATTCTATACGATATGAAATGACAGCTGAGAACTCATTTCCAAGGAAAGAAGGTTACCTTGGTCCACTTGAGTACACTTCATATGCAGATTACTACAAGCAAAA GTATGGAGTTGAACTGATGTATAAGCAACAACCCTTGATAAGAGGCCGCGGGGTGTCTTATTGCAAAAATCTGCTGTCACCTCGATTTGAACATTCAGAAG GTCATGAAGGCGAATCTGAAGAGACTACTGataaaacatattatgtatTCCTTCCTCCAGAGCTGTGTTTTGTACATCCTCTTAGTGGATCATTAGTTCGTGGAGCACAGAGATTACCATCCATAATGCGGAGGGTTGAAAGTATGCTGCTTGCTGTTCAGCTTAAAAATGTTATTAGCTATACTGTTCCTGCTCTTAAG ATCTTGGAAGCTTTAACTGCGGCTTCATGCCAGGAGACTTTTTGCTATGAAAGAGCAGAGCTGTTAGGAGATGCATACTTGAAATGGGTTGTTAGTCGTTATCTATTTCTTAGATATCCACAAAAGCATGAAGGTCAGCTCACCAGGATGAGGCAGCAGATGGTTAGCAACATGGTATTGTACCAGTATGCACTTACCAAGGGACTTCAGTCATATATCCAAGCGGATCGATTTGCTCCGTGTAGATGGGCTGCTCCTGGAGTACCACCTGTTTTTGATGAGGACATTAAGGATACTGACTTTTTATCTGATCAAGACAATAGAGATCTAAATGGGACTGTAATAGAAGATGGAGATGATGATCTCGAGGATGGTGAGCTTGATGAGGGTGATTCAAGTTCTTACCGAGTCCTCTCCAGTAAGACACTGGCTGATGTTGTTGAAGCATTAATTGGGGTTTATTATGTTGAAGGTGGGAAACAAGCTGCTAATCATTTCATGAAATGGGTCGGGATCGAGGTGGATTTTGATTTCACGGAGATGGAAGGGTGTGCAACATTGCCTAGCAATGTTCCAGATAGCATACTAAGGAGTGTGAACTTTGATTCTATAGAGGGCGCTTTAAATCTCAAATTTCGTGATAAGGGTCTACTGATTGAAGCAATTACTCATGCTTCGAGACCATCTTCTGGAGTTTCTTGTTACCAACGATTAGAGTTTGTTGGGGATGCGGTACTGGATCATCTTATTACAAAGCATTTGTTTTTTATGTACACAGATCTTCCACCGGGGCGATTAACTGATTTGCGAGCTGCTGCTGTAAATAATGAAAATTTCGCACGTGTTGCTGTTAAACATAACCTTCATGTGCACCTCAGGCATGGTTCTAGTGCCCTTGAAAAGCAG ATCCGTGATTTTGTGAAGGAGGTGGAAACTGAACTGTCAAAACCAGGGTTTAATTCATTTGGTCTGGGAGATTGCAAAGCTCCAAAAGTCCTTGGTGACATAATTGAATCTATCGCTGGTGCTATTTTCTTAGATAGCGGAAGGGACACATCAGTTGTATGGAAG